One region of Rhodophyticola sp. CCM32 genomic DNA includes:
- a CDS encoding IS5 family transposase (programmed frameshift) has translation MSSNFRLTEEQFNKISPLLPNKPRGVPRVDDRRVLSGIIFCIQRGYRWSDVPPEYGPAKTLYNRWKRWSEAGVFERVFDALARETADLSTLMIDASHVKTHRIAANGVKKTARGRSIGKTKGGLNSKLHLVCDGGGCPVHLGLTAGNRADISQARQCLEPYVAKGCTVIADRGYDANHLRDWLTKAEATACIPPRKNRKVQFEYDADLYKTRNIVERMFNRLKDWRQLSLRTFRCPNTFLAAAHIAATVIWFL, from the exons ATGTCGTCGAATTTCCGGCTCACCGAAGAACAGTTCAATAAAATCAGTCCTTTGCTGCCAAACAAGCCCCGAGGCGTGCCACGGGTGGATGATCGTCGTGTCTTGTCCGGGATCATTTTCTGTATCCAGCGAGGCTATCGCTGGTCCGATGTGCCGCCCGAATATGGCCCGGCAAAGACGCTCTACAACCGCTGGAAACGTTGGTCCGAGGCAGGCGTTTTCGAACGTGTCTTTGACGCGCTGGCGCGCGAGACGGCCGACCTGTCGACACTCATGATCGATGCGAGCCATGTCAAAACGCATCGGATCGCAGCGAACGGTGTCAAAAAAACAGCCCGG GGACGGAGCATCGGCAAGACCAAAGGCGGGCTGAATTCGAAGCTGCATCTGGTTTGCGACGGTGGCGGTTGCCCGGTTCACTTGGGGCTGACTGCGGGAAATCGGGCCGATATTTCCCAAGCACGCCAGTGCCTTGAACCCTATGTCGCCAAAGGCTGCACCGTCATCGCGGACCGTGGCTATGACGCCAATCACCTGCGTGACTGGCTGACCAAGGCAGAGGCAACAGCCTGCATCCCGCCCCGCAAAAACCGCAAGGTGCAGTTTGAATATGACGCAGATCTCTACAAAACCCGCAATATCGTAGAGCGCATGTTCAATCGCCTGAAAGACTGGCGACAACTCAGCCTGCGCACATTCCGATGCCCCAACACCTTCCTCGCGGCCGCCCACATCGCCGCTACAGTGATTTGGTTCTTATGA
- a CDS encoding N-acetylglucosamine-6-phosphate deacetylase: MTLFRNVDILDGDGWRRGVDITVDDGRIADIRDSMAIPGARVISPGLVDLQVNGGGGLMLGDCRTPEDIGQIVLAHRRLGTTHILPTLISDSFAATARVIELLAKARLSVPGLSGLHLEGPHLAIPGAHDPGLLRPMNAEDLALYLKAKTRLGTLMITLAPEQVSLEQISTLAEAGVIVALGHGACTYDDAIAAFEAGARMATHLFNAMSGLHHRAPGLAGAALDRAEAFGLIADGHHLHDAGLRLAARARPDAVLLVSDAMAVAGTGAKGFALNGRQITRKGGQLTLSDGTLAGADTSLLHCALYLAKVLDVPPVETLPYAFDAPWRLLTGSPNRIAEGDAAAFFIGDRNGLTLFDLDTLHHVALPEHIVRPDD; the protein is encoded by the coding sequence ATGACCCTGTTCAGGAACGTGGATATTCTGGATGGCGATGGCTGGCGGCGCGGTGTGGATATCACCGTCGACGATGGCCGGATTGCCGATATTCGCGATAGCATGGCCATCCCGGGCGCCCGGGTGATCTCTCCCGGTCTGGTTGATTTGCAGGTCAATGGCGGGGGCGGGCTGATGCTGGGCGACTGCCGGACCCCGGAGGATATCGGACAGATTGTGCTGGCCCATCGCCGGTTGGGCACAACCCATATCCTGCCCACCCTGATCTCGGACAGTTTTGCGGCGACCGCGCGGGTGATTGAGCTTCTGGCCAAGGCCCGGCTTTCGGTGCCGGGTCTTTCGGGTCTGCATCTGGAAGGGCCGCATCTGGCGATACCGGGGGCCCATGATCCGGGCCTGCTGCGCCCGATGAATGCGGAAGACCTGGCGCTTTATCTGAAGGCGAAAACCCGGCTTGGGACGCTGATGATCACGCTTGCCCCGGAACAGGTAAGCCTTGAGCAGATATCGACGCTGGCCGAGGCCGGGGTGATTGTTGCGCTTGGGCACGGCGCCTGCACCTATGACGACGCGATTGCCGCGTTTGAGGCCGGCGCGCGGATGGCCACACATCTGTTCAACGCCATGTCCGGCCTGCATCACCGGGCGCCGGGGCTGGCGGGCGCGGCGCTGGACCGGGCCGAAGCCTTCGGGCTGATCGCCGATGGGCATCATCTGCATGATGCGGGCCTGCGGCTGGCCGCCCGCGCCCGGCCCGATGCGGTTCTGCTGGTCAGCGATGCGATGGCCGTGGCAGGCACCGGGGCCAAGGGTTTCGCCCTGAACGGGCGGCAGATCACCCGCAAGGGCGGGCAATTGACCTTGAGCGACGGCACTTTGGCGGGCGCCGATACCAGCCTGCTGCACTGCGCCCTCTATCTGGCGAAAGTGCTGGATGTTCCCCCGGTCGAGACCCTGCCCTATGCGTTTGATGCCCCCTGGCGACTGCTGACCGGCAGCCCGAACCGGATTGCCGAGGGGGACGCGGCGGCGTTTTTCATCGGCGACAGAAATGGCCTGACCCTGTTCGATCTCGACACGCTGCACCATGTCGCGTTACCCGAACATATCGTCCGGCCCGATGACTAG
- a CDS encoding roadblock/LC7 domain-containing protein produces METKMANSSNTDLSPLADISGFIAACLVDGESGLMLAQQTSGTKFDIEAAGAANTEVVRAKNEAMAALDLNDSIEDILISLGTQLHLIRPLESNPMVFVYVALDRKKANLGMARMTVKKVEGELKV; encoded by the coding sequence ATGGAGACTAAAATGGCTAACTCTAGCAACACTGACCTCAGCCCGCTCGCAGATATCAGCGGATTCATCGCAGCATGCCTCGTCGATGGCGAATCCGGCCTCATGCTGGCGCAGCAGACGTCTGGAACGAAATTCGACATCGAAGCGGCCGGCGCGGCCAATACTGAAGTTGTCCGTGCCAAGAACGAAGCGATGGCAGCACTGGACCTGAACGACTCAATTGAGGACATTCTCATTTCGCTCGGGACGCAACTGCATTTGATCCGTCCTTTGGAGTCAAATCCAATGGTGTTTGTCTATGTCGCGTTGGATCGCAAGAAGGCGAATCTTGGCATGGCGCGTATGACTGTGAAGAAAGTCGAAGGCGAACTGAAAGTCTGA
- a CDS encoding IS630 family transposase, translating into MVGRVADAVVLSDEERRFLEGQVRQHKTPRSLSDRCRMILLCAEGLPSKEVAAQLGVHEHTVGKWRRRFAQDRIEGLTDEYRPGRPRTVSDEQVAEVIERTLNTMPKDATHWSIRSMAAATGLSHTTIRRIWNAFGLQPHRSETFKLSTDPLFVDKVQDIVGLYLSPPNRAIVLCVDEKSQIQALDREQPVLPMAPGVAERRTHTYIRHGTTSLFAALDIATGAVIGKCYKRHRATEFPDFLKKIDRHVPAGPDVHIVMDNYATHKTPRVKAWLARRPHWHVHFTPTSASWINQVDRWFAELTRKQLQRGVHRSTVELEADIVAFIEAHNENPTPYKWVKSADEILASVKRFCQQTQQTLCREL; encoded by the coding sequence ATGGTTGGACGGGTTGCGGATGCGGTGGTGCTGAGCGATGAAGAGCGCCGCTTTCTCGAAGGTCAGGTTCGGCAGCACAAGACGCCCCGGTCTTTGTCGGATCGCTGTCGGATGATCCTGTTGTGCGCCGAGGGGCTGCCCAGCAAGGAAGTGGCTGCACAGCTTGGCGTGCACGAGCACACGGTGGGCAAATGGCGCAGGCGTTTTGCACAGGATCGGATCGAAGGCCTCACCGACGAATACCGCCCCGGTCGCCCGCGCACGGTGTCGGATGAACAGGTGGCCGAGGTGATCGAGCGCACGCTGAACACCATGCCAAAGGACGCAACCCACTGGTCGATCCGCTCAATGGCTGCCGCGACGGGGCTGTCTCACACAACAATTCGGCGGATTTGGAACGCATTCGGGCTACAGCCACACCGCAGCGAGACTTTCAAACTCTCAACCGATCCGCTGTTCGTGGACAAGGTGCAGGATATTGTCGGGTTGTACCTGTCGCCGCCGAACCGGGCTATCGTGTTGTGCGTAGACGAGAAATCCCAGATTCAAGCGCTGGATCGGGAACAGCCGGTCCTGCCCATGGCGCCCGGCGTGGCTGAGCGGAGAACTCACACTTACATCCGCCACGGTACGACCTCGCTCTTTGCCGCTCTGGATATTGCCACCGGTGCCGTGATCGGAAAGTGCTACAAACGGCATCGTGCAACAGAGTTTCCGGACTTTCTCAAAAAGATCGACCGGCACGTGCCCGCAGGCCCCGACGTGCATATCGTCATGGACAATTATGCCACCCACAAGACGCCGAGGGTCAAGGCTTGGCTGGCGCGCCGCCCGCATTGGCACGTCCACTTCACGCCTACGTCAGCGTCATGGATCAACCAGGTGGACCGCTGGTTCGCCGAATTGACCCGCAAGCAGCTACAGCGGGGCGTGCACCGATCAACCGTAGAGTTGGAGGCCGACATTGTGGCATTCATCGAGGCCCACAACGAGAACCCAACGCCGTACAAGTGGGTCAAATCCGCAGACGAAATCCTCGCATCCGTCAAACGGTTCTGCCAGCAAACTCAGCAAACCTTATGCCGCGAACTTTAG
- a CDS encoding FAD-binding oxidoreductase translates to MALLADLPRNEDGIATALGILTQRFGARLETGQALREQHGHTTTWLRNQPPDAVIFAQSTEEVQEIMRICATHQVPVIPFGTGTSLEGHVNAPAGGICIDLSQMNSILAVHPEDMDVVIQPGVTRKALNTYLRDTGLFFPIDPGADASLGGMAATNASGTNAVRYGTMKDNVLALKAVLASGEVLKTAARARKTSAGYDLTRLMVGSEGTLGLITEITLRLQGIPEATSAATCSFGSVEAACNTVIATIQYGLPVARIELLDALTVQAVNAYSKLTLPETPLLLLEFHGSPRGVQEQADAFGEIAEEFGGHDFQATAREEDRNRLWQARHDAYWASLALRPGAKAISTDVCVPVSRLADCVTAAQEKAAEMGITAPVVGHVGDGNFHVLLLIDIEDSAEVARSETYIGWLNDLAISMDGTCTGEHGIGQGKAQYLVRELGDPAMTAMAAIKSALDPLNILNPGKTGLPSP, encoded by the coding sequence ATGGCCCTGTTGGCCGATCTGCCCCGTAATGAAGATGGCATTGCCACTGCGCTTGGCATTCTGACCCAACGTTTTGGTGCACGGCTTGAGACCGGGCAGGCCCTGCGCGAACAGCATGGGCACACCACCACCTGGTTGCGGAACCAGCCCCCCGATGCGGTGATTTTCGCCCAATCCACCGAAGAGGTGCAGGAGATCATGCGCATCTGCGCCACCCATCAGGTCCCGGTGATCCCGTTTGGCACCGGCACTTCGCTGGAAGGCCATGTGAACGCGCCCGCAGGCGGGATCTGCATTGATCTCAGCCAGATGAACAGCATTCTTGCGGTCCATCCCGAGGATATGGATGTGGTGATCCAGCCCGGGGTGACGCGCAAGGCGCTGAACACCTATCTGCGCGATACCGGGCTGTTCTTCCCGATCGATCCCGGCGCCGATGCCTCGCTTGGCGGGATGGCGGCCACCAATGCCTCGGGCACCAATGCGGTGCGTTATGGCACGATGAAGGATAATGTGCTGGCGCTGAAAGCCGTGCTTGCCTCGGGCGAGGTGCTGAAAACCGCGGCCCGGGCGCGCAAAACCTCCGCCGGGTATGACCTGACCCGCCTGATGGTGGGTTCGGAAGGCACGCTTGGGCTGATCACCGAGATCACGCTGCGCCTGCAGGGCATCCCCGAGGCGACCTCGGCGGCCACCTGTTCCTTCGGGTCGGTCGAGGCGGCGTGCAACACGGTCATCGCCACCATTCAATACGGGCTGCCCGTGGCGCGGATCGAGTTGCTGGATGCGCTGACCGTGCAGGCCGTCAACGCCTATTCCAAGCTGACCCTGCCGGAAACCCCGTTGCTGTTGCTGGAATTCCATGGCTCCCCCAGGGGTGTGCAGGAACAGGCCGACGCATTCGGCGAGATCGCGGAAGAGTTCGGCGGGCATGATTTTCAGGCCACCGCGCGGGAGGAAGACCGCAATCGTCTCTGGCAGGCGCGTCATGATGCGTATTGGGCGTCTCTGGCCCTGCGCCCGGGGGCCAAGGCGATCTCGACCGATGTCTGTGTGCCTGTCTCGCGGCTGGCCGATTGTGTGACCGCAGCACAGGAAAAGGCCGCTGAAATGGGGATCACCGCCCCGGTTGTCGGCCATGTGGGGGATGGCAATTTCCATGTCTTGCTGCTGATCGACATCGAGGACAGCGCCGAGGTTGCGCGCTCTGAAACCTATATCGGCTGGCTGAATGATCTGGCGATTTCCATGGATGGCACCTGTACCGGGGAACATGGCATCGGTCAGGGCAAGGCGCAGTATCTGGTGCGCGAGTTGGGCGATCCCGCGATGACGGCCATGGCGGCGATCAAATCCGCGCTTGACCCGCTGAATATCCTGAACCCCGGCAAGACCGGCCTGCCATCCCCCTGA
- a CDS encoding dynamin family protein, with protein MKQYRDGFEKLNAFWEELDTIEEAINRFAGDALSFAQDPLEDVLDGINAFEPSVSVIGQIKAGKSTLLNAIIGKEDLLPSDVNPWTSVITALHLNNRNQPPNAKAVFQFFDQDEWDRLVATGGRLGQMAERAGFEGEADEVREQIAEMKRSTQERLGDEFHQLLGSSRAFPTLDKDTIDRYICYGDVDEVEAGSTEGVYADITKTADLYLNLPHLPKGLCVRDTPGVNDTFMMREQITLNAISDSRVCVVVLSAHQALSNMDLALLRIICSIDAREVLIFVNRIDELEDPATEQENIEKSIKATLNRLGIGSGIEIIFGSGYWANFANSDKVQMLPASRAALAKLYNGDTEDLEELRQRAMVSSGIVRLLEAISIRVVEGPGRAFLNDIRKELNSMIEMSETVENIGVKSPLSLSNIKMTSEEMSRQVANIRDKSLSNFDAKANELQAGLRERLERAQEAFVESALLALQSHLELSSEVGSWSHDPSSLRMMMKTGYTSYCAKLRRVGETAFDDVLDGIQDILENDLGVFREGDSIEFPEQAQHKPPTVIARTMTLDLQGSWWRKYWRIGRKSAAEKRYRTVIEAETNPLIEDLISSFFEPTVQRTRAIVEEFSDQQGAFCHAIVEHFDRNRSESEERASQRRLSA; from the coding sequence ATGAAACAGTACCGCGATGGCTTCGAAAAGTTGAATGCCTTCTGGGAAGAGCTTGATACAATCGAAGAAGCCATCAATCGCTTCGCCGGGGACGCACTTTCCTTCGCCCAAGATCCACTTGAAGACGTATTGGACGGCATTAACGCGTTCGAGCCATCAGTAAGTGTCATCGGACAAATTAAGGCCGGCAAGAGCACCCTCTTGAACGCCATTATCGGCAAAGAGGACTTGTTGCCCTCAGATGTGAATCCCTGGACCTCCGTTATCACAGCACTCCATCTCAACAACCGCAACCAGCCCCCGAATGCCAAGGCCGTCTTCCAGTTTTTCGATCAGGACGAATGGGATCGATTGGTTGCGACAGGCGGCCGGCTTGGCCAGATGGCGGAGCGCGCCGGTTTCGAAGGCGAAGCCGACGAAGTCCGCGAGCAAATTGCCGAAATGAAGCGATCGACGCAAGAACGGCTAGGAGATGAGTTTCATCAGCTTCTAGGCAGCTCTCGCGCCTTCCCGACCTTGGATAAAGACACAATCGACCGCTACATTTGCTACGGTGATGTCGATGAAGTCGAGGCGGGGTCAACCGAAGGGGTCTATGCAGACATCACCAAGACCGCAGATCTCTACTTGAATCTTCCGCATCTGCCCAAGGGATTGTGTGTACGCGATACGCCCGGAGTGAACGATACGTTCATGATGCGCGAGCAGATTACCTTAAACGCGATCAGCGATAGTCGCGTTTGCGTTGTCGTTCTTTCCGCGCACCAAGCCCTTTCCAACATGGACCTAGCTCTGCTCAGGATCATTTGCAGTATCGACGCCCGCGAAGTGCTTATCTTTGTAAACCGCATCGATGAACTGGAGGATCCGGCTACGGAGCAGGAGAACATCGAGAAATCCATCAAGGCCACCTTGAACCGCCTTGGTATCGGAAGCGGCATCGAAATCATTTTCGGATCAGGGTATTGGGCGAACTTTGCCAATTCGGACAAGGTACAGATGCTTCCCGCCAGCCGGGCGGCCCTAGCCAAGTTGTACAACGGCGACACCGAAGACCTAGAAGAATTGCGCCAACGGGCCATGGTCTCCTCGGGCATCGTGCGCTTGCTAGAAGCCATTTCTATCCGTGTGGTTGAAGGCCCCGGCCGTGCCTTTCTCAACGACATCCGCAAGGAGCTCAACTCGATGATCGAGATGAGTGAGACCGTCGAAAATATAGGGGTCAAAAGCCCTCTAAGCTTATCCAATATCAAGATGACGTCCGAGGAGATGTCACGACAAGTCGCAAATATCCGTGACAAGAGCCTGAGCAATTTTGACGCCAAAGCCAACGAACTGCAGGCGGGCTTGCGCGAACGTCTAGAACGCGCGCAAGAAGCTTTCGTCGAATCCGCTCTACTTGCCTTGCAATCGCACTTGGAACTATCGAGCGAGGTTGGGTCATGGTCGCACGACCCGAGCAGTCTGCGGATGATGATGAAGACCGGTTACACCTCGTATTGTGCGAAACTGCGCCGCGTCGGCGAAACCGCCTTCGACGATGTCCTTGATGGTATTCAGGACATCCTGGAGAACGATTTGGGCGTATTCCGCGAAGGAGATTCCATCGAATTCCCGGAACAGGCACAGCACAAACCTCCGACGGTCATTGCACGAACCATGACCCTTGATCTGCAGGGTTCGTGGTGGCGAAAATACTGGCGCATCGGGCGAAAGAGCGCAGCTGAAAAGCGTTACAGAACAGTCATC